The following are from one region of the Cinclus cinclus chromosome 7, bCinCin1.1, whole genome shotgun sequence genome:
- the FAM204A gene encoding protein FAM204A isoform X1, whose amino-acid sequence MWSGLLPPGLNESDVDLSSDDGGESLDSCSKEDTERLKGTGQEINASSESIVPVTDEETASQTCPPGVSVNIWNKFVELQKKHRKMKMQIKEENRCRKRKRRRKAKQKKTDEVAQSSQQLENEDKWKELTQYFGINDRFESPVYSRAPQKSGLELSIEKCVAEGDIAKAEELSDRLAIRELGVKIAKAAACRNFVKAKQEAEAAQEAQKKKKLAWGFEAKKRWETKSNMGYM is encoded by the exons ATGTGGAGTGGGCTGTTACCTCCAGGACTGAATGAAAGCGATGTTGATCTAAGTTCCGATGATGGAGGCGAATCACTTGATTCCTGCTCAAAAGAAGATACTGAAAGACTTAAGGGGACTGGACAGGAGATTAATGCCAGCAGTGAATCTATTGTACCAGTGACAGATGAAGAAACTGCATCTCAAACGTGCCCTCCTGGAGTTTCTGTAAATATCTGGAAT AAATTTGTGGAACTTCAGAAGAAACACCgtaaaatgaaaatgcaaataaaagaggaaaacagatgCCGAAAAAGAAAGCGACGTCGAAAAG caaaacagaaaaagaccGATGAAGTGGCTCAGAG tagTCAGCAGttggaaaatgaagacaaatggAAAGAACTTACACAATACTTTGGGATCAATGATAGATTTGAATCACCTGTGTACAGCAGGGCTCCACAAAAG tctGGCCTTGAATTGAGCATAGAGAAGTGTGTGGCTGAAGGTGACATTGCCAAGGCTGAGGAGCTGAGTGACAGATTAGCCATTCGTGAG CTTGGTGTGAAAATTGCCAAAGCTGCCGCTTGCCGCAACTTTGTGAAAGCCAAGCAAGAAGCAGAGGCTGCCCAAGAagctcaaaagaaaaagaagcttgCTTGGGG aTTTGAAGCCAAGAAAAGATgggaaacaaaaagcaacatGGGATACATGTAA
- the FAM204A gene encoding protein FAM204A isoform X2: MWSGLLPPGLNESDVDLSSDDGGESLDSCSKEDTERLKGTGQEINASSESIVPVTDEETASQTCPPGVSVNIWNKFVELQKKHRKMKMQIKEENRCRKRKRRRKAKQKKTDEVAQSQQLENEDKWKELTQYFGINDRFESPVYSRAPQKSGLELSIEKCVAEGDIAKAEELSDRLAIRELGVKIAKAAACRNFVKAKQEAEAAQEAQKKKKLAWGFEAKKRWETKSNMGYM; the protein is encoded by the exons ATGTGGAGTGGGCTGTTACCTCCAGGACTGAATGAAAGCGATGTTGATCTAAGTTCCGATGATGGAGGCGAATCACTTGATTCCTGCTCAAAAGAAGATACTGAAAGACTTAAGGGGACTGGACAGGAGATTAATGCCAGCAGTGAATCTATTGTACCAGTGACAGATGAAGAAACTGCATCTCAAACGTGCCCTCCTGGAGTTTCTGTAAATATCTGGAAT AAATTTGTGGAACTTCAGAAGAAACACCgtaaaatgaaaatgcaaataaaagaggaaaacagatgCCGAAAAAGAAAGCGACGTCGAAAAG caaaacagaaaaagaccGATGAAGTGGCTCAGAG TCAGCAGttggaaaatgaagacaaatggAAAGAACTTACACAATACTTTGGGATCAATGATAGATTTGAATCACCTGTGTACAGCAGGGCTCCACAAAAG tctGGCCTTGAATTGAGCATAGAGAAGTGTGTGGCTGAAGGTGACATTGCCAAGGCTGAGGAGCTGAGTGACAGATTAGCCATTCGTGAG CTTGGTGTGAAAATTGCCAAAGCTGCCGCTTGCCGCAACTTTGTGAAAGCCAAGCAAGAAGCAGAGGCTGCCCAAGAagctcaaaagaaaaagaagcttgCTTGGGG aTTTGAAGCCAAGAAAAGATgggaaacaaaaagcaacatGGGATACATGTAA